Proteins encoded in a region of the Candidatus Nezhaarchaeota archaeon genome:
- a CDS encoding mechanosensitive ion channel family protein, which yields MTEKQASSIMETSKAITKTVIYVILYVVSSALLQYIFTGLLPSLRIYIAEYAVYAQILLALAFGYLIVNGVASIFYWSMRTRYDHSTAAAIRNVVKIIGVGALVASIAGGVAGGAAGVALGGFLGMVVGFASQQVLGQAIAGLFLLIARPFKIGDHVVAAGEEGIVNDVATLFTRIVKSDGNEVLIPNTSIIGGKIYLKPKQTQASSHKPST from the coding sequence ATGACTGAGAAGCAGGCTAGTTCCATTATGGAGACCTCTAAAGCCATCACCAAGACAGTCATCTACGTAATCCTATACGTAGTCTCATCAGCACTACTCCAATACATATTTACAGGGCTCCTACCATCACTACGCATATACATAGCAGAATACGCAGTTTACGCACAGATACTCCTAGCTTTAGCATTTGGTTACCTCATAGTTAACGGGGTAGCCAGCATATTTTACTGGTCAATGAGAACTAGGTATGATCACTCAACAGCAGCTGCCATTAGGAACGTTGTGAAGATTATAGGTGTAGGAGCACTAGTAGCTTCAATAGCAGGTGGTGTTGCTGGAGGGGCAGCTGGAGTAGCTCTCGGCGGCTTTCTAGGCATGGTAGTAGGATTCGCCTCTCAACAAGTTCTAGGACAAGCAATAGCAGGATTATTCTTGCTCATAGCTAGACCATTCAAGATAGGAGATCACGTTGTAGCAGCAGGTGAAGAAGGAATTGTTAACGACGTAGCCACCCTCTTTACTAGAATAGTTAAGTCTGATGGCAATGAGGTGCTAATACCAAACACTTCAATCATTGGAGGAAAAATATACTTGAAACCCAAGCAAACTCAAGCCAGCTCCCACAAACCATCAACATGA
- a CDS encoding ABC transporter ATP-binding protein — MNAIVSKGVWKRYGNGVIALRGVSFSVERGRLVALIGRNGAGKTTWIRIASTQLLPTSGTVEVMGFDVLSDPWSVREVIAMVPQEGMPMDLLTPFEFVYSYLMIRGYERGEAKSRAREFLELLELDTYANVMIGELSGGLKRRVMVAAVLASGAEVLFLDEPTTGLDPLARRSVWRILREAKKNSEAVLLTTHYMDEAESLADDVVLIHDGRVMFIGPVNDALKAVGSGFKVEVYGDLNIDGYDALRLKGITIFYVNEGEAEEVLKMAIKRGYDVTVKSTGLEDLFIKMTGERIEEGG; from the coding sequence ATGAACGCCATTGTTTCTAAGGGGGTATGGAAGAGGTATGGTAATGGAGTTATAGCTTTGAGGGGTGTATCGTTTAGTGTTGAGAGAGGTAGGCTTGTTGCTCTCATTGGTAGGAACGGTGCTGGCAAGACTACTTGGATTAGAATAGCTTCTACTCAACTATTACCGACTAGTGGTACTGTTGAGGTTATGGGTTTTGATGTCCTCTCTGATCCTTGGAGCGTGAGGGAGGTTATTGCTATGGTTCCGCAGGAGGGTATGCCCATGGACCTCCTCACGCCCTTTGAGTTTGTGTACTCGTATCTGATGATAAGGGGTTATGAGAGGGGTGAGGCTAAGAGTAGGGCTCGTGAGTTTCTTGAGCTACTTGAGCTTGACACTTACGCGAATGTTATGATAGGTGAGCTTTCTGGCGGTTTGAAGAGGAGGGTTATGGTGGCAGCGGTTTTAGCTTCAGGTGCTGAGGTGCTGTTTCTTGATGAACCAACTACTGGTCTAGATCCTTTAGCTAGAAGAAGTGTTTGGAGGATTTTGAGGGAGGCTAAAAAGAATAGTGAGGCTGTGCTTTTGACGACCCATTACATGGATGAAGCTGAGAGCTTAGCTGACGATGTTGTCCTGATCCATGATGGAAGAGTCATGTTCATTGGACCAGTGAATGATGCGCTTAAGGCTGTTGGAAGCGGTTTTAAGGTTGAAGTTTACGGTGACTTAAACATTGACGGCTATGATGCGCTCAGGCTTAAAGGCATAACGATATTCTATGTTAATGAGGGTGAAGCGGAGGAAGTTCTCAAGATGGCTATTAAGAGGGGTTACGACGTGACCGTCAAGTCCACAGGCCTTGAGGATCTCTTCATTAAAATGACGGGTGAGAGAATTGAGGAGGGGGGTTAG
- a CDS encoding glycogen/starch/alpha-glucan phosphorylase translates to MSINQQHERLIISITPDLAVDGGYNYAGGLGVLEGDKFHAASKLKLRYLVFSLLYRNGYVDYTFDEEGKPIPQPQPQPREFIDKLRCCDEFKLKLKGEIVRVKAFELSEGKAKAIFFSAEEPEWATKLTDRLYIESSAEERFYKYTLLAKASETYIRRAIPLDDIEYIDLQEAYAAMLPLSLRIPGKYRLVIHTAGPWGHPTFSRELFKGEYGYLFVDQDIVLTEIGLSASKQAFAVSAKHLDIILKVFPHHSEKLTYVTNGINLDRWMDKELRREYENHELTLDRFVNARLRLKNALIDLLRGYKDIDYEDKFIVLWSRRVVAYKRPDFPVRLILDAKDLPVIFVLGGKAHPHDGKGLEYMKLFMKLHREIDNVVYIPNYTRDIAATLLGGADLLLFTPFSGWEACGTSYMKAAVNGVPTLSSRDGGVLEFLVDGINGWLFGEDIRTLIDYYSPEAQKINEREYAQFRDLFFSIHELYRSNPEGYYKVGSNALRTFVARANMERVIKEYYPGLVKPLV, encoded by the coding sequence ATGTCAATTAATCAGCAGCACGAGCGATTAATCATAAGCATAACACCAGACTTAGCAGTGGATGGTGGGTATAACTACGCTGGCGGCTTAGGAGTGCTTGAAGGGGATAAGTTTCATGCCGCCTCAAAGCTTAAGTTACGATACTTAGTATTCTCACTTCTTTATAGAAATGGCTATGTAGATTACACTTTCGATGAAGAGGGTAAGCCAATCCCACAACCACAACCACAACCTAGAGAATTCATAGATAAGTTAAGGTGCTGCGATGAGTTTAAGCTTAAGCTTAAGGGAGAGATCGTGCGCGTCAAGGCTTTCGAGCTGTCTGAAGGAAAAGCTAAAGCCATATTCTTTAGTGCTGAAGAACCAGAATGGGCTACAAAGCTAACTGATAGACTTTACATAGAGAGCTCAGCTGAAGAACGCTTCTACAAGTACACTCTACTCGCTAAAGCCTCGGAAACTTACATACGAAGAGCCATACCCCTCGACGACATAGAGTATATAGATCTTCAAGAAGCCTATGCTGCTATGTTGCCACTGTCCTTAAGAATACCAGGCAAGTATAGGTTAGTGATACATACCGCTGGTCCTTGGGGTCACCCAACATTCTCTCGAGAACTCTTCAAGGGGGAGTATGGATATCTATTCGTGGACCAAGACATAGTCCTAACAGAGATAGGACTTTCAGCATCAAAACAGGCCTTTGCAGTTTCAGCAAAACACCTTGACATAATATTAAAGGTCTTTCCCCATCATAGCGAAAAGCTGACGTACGTGACTAATGGCATAAACCTAGATAGGTGGATGGATAAAGAGCTTAGAAGGGAGTACGAGAATCACGAGTTAACTCTCGACAGATTTGTAAATGCTAGGCTTAGGCTTAAGAATGCTTTGATTGATCTTCTTAGAGGCTACAAGGACATAGACTATGAGGATAAATTCATAGTTTTATGGTCTAGGAGAGTAGTAGCATACAAGAGACCTGACTTCCCAGTGAGGCTAATACTTGATGCTAAAGACCTACCAGTAATATTTGTACTTGGTGGTAAAGCGCACCCCCATGATGGTAAGGGGCTAGAGTACATGAAGTTATTCATGAAGCTTCATAGAGAAATTGATAACGTAGTATACATACCGAATTACACGAGAGACATAGCTGCAACACTACTGGGTGGAGCAGATCTTCTCTTATTCACACCATTTTCAGGGTGGGAGGCATGCGGCACTAGCTACATGAAGGCAGCTGTAAACGGAGTTCCAACATTATCGTCGAGAGATGGAGGGGTACTGGAATTCTTAGTGGATGGCATAAATGGTTGGCTTTTTGGTGAGGACATTAGAACCCTAATAGATTATTACTCTCCAGAAGCCCAGAAAATCAATGAGAGGGAGTACGCGCAGTTCCGCGACCTCTTCTTTTCAATACATGAACTATATAGAAGCAACCCCGAAGGATACTACAAAGTAGGATCAAATGCTCTAAGAACCTTCGTTGCACGAGCGAACATGGAGAGAGTCATTAAAGAATACTATCCAGGCCTCGTAAAGCCACTGGTATAA
- a CDS encoding carboxypeptidase regulatory-like domain-containing protein — translation MGKVFVIDISKCNGCYDCQIACKDEHVDNDWSPYTKPQPDTGHFWLKIFEFERGTIPKVKVTYIPRICMHCDNAPCINACPIGAIVKRQDGIVLIDPQKCNGCRKCIPACPYQAIYFNDALNIAQKCTACAHLVDGKDPYIKIPRCVDICPHDAIKFGDEEELKELIAKAETLNPEFEGKRPFAISTSENKYKPRVYYLNLPRPFIAGAVYDPDVDECVEGAKVTAIDEQTGKKCKTETDEFGDFWFKELEWNHSYTIKIEKEGYETWILDGVRTEKDVNLGDIPIIRKARK, via the coding sequence GTGGGCAAGGTCTTCGTTATAGACATCTCTAAATGCAATGGATGCTACGATTGTCAAATAGCGTGCAAGGACGAGCATGTCGACAATGACTGGAGCCCATACACTAAACCTCAACCAGATACAGGACACTTCTGGCTTAAGATATTTGAGTTTGAGAGGGGCACGATACCCAAGGTAAAGGTAACATACATACCACGCATATGCATGCACTGCGATAATGCTCCATGCATCAATGCCTGCCCGATAGGTGCAATAGTAAAGAGGCAGGATGGCATAGTCCTAATAGATCCGCAGAAGTGTAATGGATGTAGAAAATGCATTCCAGCCTGTCCATATCAAGCGATATACTTCAATGACGCCCTCAACATAGCTCAAAAATGCACTGCATGTGCTCACTTAGTTGACGGTAAGGATCCATACATTAAGATTCCAAGATGCGTTGACATATGCCCACACGACGCCATAAAGTTCGGAGATGAAGAAGAGCTTAAAGAGCTAATAGCAAAAGCTGAAACTTTAAATCCAGAATTTGAGGGCAAGAGACCATTCGCGATAAGCACATCAGAGAACAAGTACAAACCTAGAGTCTACTACCTAAACCTCCCAAGACCATTCATAGCTGGAGCAGTTTACGATCCCGACGTTGATGAGTGCGTCGAGGGGGCAAAGGTAACAGCTATAGACGAGCAAACAGGAAAGAAGTGTAAGACTGAAACAGATGAGTTTGGAGACTTCTGGTTTAAAGAGCTTGAATGGAACCATAGCTACACCATTAAGATAGAGAAAGAGGGCTACGAAACGTGGATACTTGATGGAGTAAGAACGGAAAAGGATGTCAATCTGGGAGACATACCAATAATAAGAAAAGCAAGAAAATAA
- a CDS encoding molybdopterin-dependent oxidoreductase yields the protein MERVERSDEMKICYISHGLGGVGSSAEPLEAHVKNGKIIRIRPVYFKGVRLYEIRARGKVFTQPPKSLPYWVSLAYKKRTFSPNRVLYPLKRVDFDPNAPPERRNTQNRGKSPFVRISWEEAIDIIVKELKRIKEKYGLRAVLVQDDGHGQCGFIQTPHGIHHELFRYLGEWTMQVRNPDSWEGWYWGAKHVWGMEGLHAGLPHQDAIFDDILENCEVLIFTGCDPETTVAGFAGQIGSVMCNWIKEAGIKIIAIAPDCNFATAIHADKWIPIRPNTDAALYLAIAYVWIKEGTYDKKFLETHTIGFEEFKRYVIGEEDGVPKTPEWAERITGVPARIIKALARVWAKKRTSIANFFGGPKIRGPYSHEPARLEVIVLAMQGLGKPGRQFLRGFYMAATGKRIAPIPQYPDITGTFVGNPLARYTVTCADAPYIVPKVLVHEAILNPPITWYGTGAIADTRENQFRKYVFPPPGHPGIRAIWNANCCYITCWNKKVLDAYRSPNIEFVVAITPWLENEAIYADIILPAQTILEHEDMILSTRSAVSAVTYQDKCIEPLGESKSDYEIARLIAEKMGIGDKFPPPEQLMKQLYERMWPKVKYGISWEEFKNKRKIVVADHPTWEEWKRIQKDIEAKYGLTWGSRPGLTWFYELPEGKGLETPTGKLEIVSTGLAKHFPDDAERPSMPRWISYGETHQESLFHPRAKKYPLILMSNHPRWRFHAQGDDVTWIREIPTAKIKGPDGYYYEPVWIHPMDAAKRGIKHGDIVRVYNERGSVLCAAYVTERIIPGAVHVHHGSRADLISIDPLIDRGGAIDLIVPEKPTSKNTVGQVCSGVLVEVEKVDIFELMKQYPESFKRMLHPDVGVCRDTWIKEVA from the coding sequence GTGGAAAGAGTGGAAAGAAGCGATGAAATGAAGATATGCTACATAAGCCACGGGCTCGGTGGCGTTGGAAGCTCAGCAGAACCTCTTGAAGCTCACGTTAAAAACGGTAAGATAATAAGGATTAGACCTGTTTACTTCAAGGGTGTTAGACTATACGAGATAAGAGCGAGGGGTAAGGTCTTCACTCAACCACCAAAAAGCTTACCATACTGGGTTAGCTTAGCATACAAGAAGCGAACATTCTCACCAAATAGAGTCCTATACCCACTAAAGAGAGTAGACTTTGATCCCAATGCCCCCCCAGAAAGAAGAAACACGCAGAATAGAGGTAAGAGCCCCTTCGTGAGGATATCGTGGGAGGAGGCAATAGACATAATCGTTAAGGAGCTTAAGAGAATCAAGGAGAAGTACGGCTTGAGAGCTGTTCTAGTTCAAGATGACGGTCACGGTCAATGTGGCTTCATACAGACCCCCCACGGCATACACCATGAGCTATTCCGCTACCTAGGAGAGTGGACAATGCAGGTAAGGAACCCGGATAGCTGGGAGGGCTGGTACTGGGGTGCAAAGCACGTATGGGGTATGGAAGGGCTACATGCAGGACTACCTCATCAAGACGCAATATTCGACGATATACTCGAGAACTGTGAAGTGCTCATCTTCACAGGCTGCGATCCCGAGACAACTGTAGCTGGATTTGCAGGACAAATAGGCTCAGTAATGTGCAACTGGATAAAAGAAGCTGGAATAAAGATAATAGCTATAGCGCCAGACTGCAACTTCGCCACAGCCATTCACGCTGACAAGTGGATACCAATAAGACCCAATACCGATGCAGCCCTCTACCTGGCAATAGCTTACGTCTGGATAAAGGAGGGGACCTACGACAAGAAATTCCTAGAGACTCATACAATAGGGTTCGAGGAGTTTAAGAGGTACGTGATTGGTGAGGAGGACGGGGTACCTAAGACCCCTGAATGGGCCGAGAGGATCACAGGGGTCCCAGCTAGAATTATAAAGGCTCTAGCTAGAGTATGGGCAAAGAAGAGGACATCAATAGCAAACTTCTTTGGAGGACCCAAAATAAGAGGACCATACTCACACGAACCTGCAAGGCTAGAGGTCATAGTTTTAGCAATGCAAGGGCTCGGTAAACCTGGAAGACAATTCTTGAGAGGATTCTACATGGCTGCTACCGGAAAGAGGATTGCACCAATACCACAATACCCAGACATTACTGGGACATTCGTCGGCAACCCGCTAGCTAGATACACCGTTACATGTGCTGACGCACCCTACATAGTCCCCAAGGTCCTGGTACACGAAGCAATACTTAACCCACCAATAACTTGGTATGGCACTGGGGCGATAGCCGACACCAGAGAGAATCAATTCCGTAAATACGTATTTCCACCACCAGGTCATCCAGGGATACGAGCAATATGGAACGCAAATTGCTGCTACATAACCTGCTGGAACAAGAAGGTTCTAGATGCCTATAGAAGCCCCAACATAGAGTTCGTGGTAGCTATAACACCATGGCTTGAAAACGAGGCCATATACGCCGACATAATACTACCAGCTCAAACGATACTGGAACACGAAGACATGATACTCTCAACTAGATCAGCTGTGAGCGCAGTCACCTATCAAGATAAGTGTATTGAACCATTAGGTGAATCAAAGAGCGACTACGAGATAGCACGCTTAATAGCAGAGAAGATGGGTATAGGAGATAAATTCCCACCACCAGAGCAACTCATGAAGCAGCTGTATGAGAGAATGTGGCCAAAAGTCAAGTATGGAATAAGCTGGGAAGAATTCAAGAACAAGAGGAAGATTGTGGTTGCCGATCACCCAACGTGGGAGGAGTGGAAGAGAATACAGAAGGATATAGAGGCTAAGTACGGCTTGACCTGGGGCTCAAGACCAGGGTTGACGTGGTTCTACGAGCTACCAGAAGGTAAGGGGCTAGAAACTCCAACAGGAAAGCTAGAGATAGTATCAACAGGCTTAGCTAAGCACTTCCCAGACGATGCTGAGAGACCATCAATGCCACGCTGGATATCATATGGTGAAACTCATCAAGAGAGCCTATTCCACCCAAGAGCCAAGAAGTACCCATTAATCCTAATGTCGAATCACCCAAGGTGGAGGTTCCACGCTCAAGGCGACGACGTAACTTGGATCAGAGAAATACCTACAGCAAAGATTAAGGGTCCAGATGGCTACTACTATGAGCCCGTATGGATACACCCAATGGATGCAGCTAAGAGAGGAATAAAGCATGGCGATATAGTTAGAGTATACAATGAGAGAGGGTCAGTACTATGCGCAGCTTACGTGACTGAGAGGATAATACCTGGAGCTGTCCACGTGCACCATGGATCCAGAGCTGACTTAATATCAATAGATCCACTAATAGATAGAGGAGGAGCCATAGACCTAATAGTCCCTGAGAAGCCGACATCAAAGAACACTGTAGGTCAAGTATGTAGTGGAGTCCTAGTTGAAGTGGAGAAAGTAGACATATTCGAGCTTATGAAGCAGTACCCCGAATCATTTAAGAGAATGTTGCACCCCGATGTTGGGGTATGTCGCGACACCTGGATTAAGGAGGTGGCATGA
- a CDS encoding NRDE family protein, translating to MCTLILLYNFLKDFPVIAVHNRYVPVGFREEAPRVAIGRFKVYHPVDPLRGTWIGFNEKGLFAAVTDQRTLGAYRARYKSRGLLLIDILSSFSGVDEALNHLERELIRGEYKRGNFILASSRRAYHVIHDERMEVEPLSPGFHVVTSLMVREWMDREKIPQSLLRYVDMRRRRAVELVSRLEPTSIDDLIEKLKLIASDHGSEVGRGSICYHSGGRWHMSSSTIVVVSNELNRSRILYCRGNPCRGRFMDYSHIILN from the coding sequence ATGTGTACCCTCATACTCCTATATAACTTCCTCAAAGACTTCCCAGTAATAGCTGTGCACAACAGGTACGTTCCAGTAGGCTTTAGAGAGGAGGCTCCAAGAGTTGCTATTGGGAGGTTCAAGGTCTATCACCCCGTAGACCCTTTAAGGGGGACTTGGATTGGATTTAATGAGAAAGGGCTTTTCGCGGCAGTAACGGATCAGCGCACACTTGGAGCTTATAGGGCACGCTATAAGAGTAGGGGGCTCCTCTTAATAGACATACTGTCATCGTTTTCAGGGGTTGATGAGGCTCTCAATCACCTTGAGAGAGAACTTATAAGAGGGGAATACAAGAGGGGCAACTTCATACTAGCGAGTTCAAGGAGAGCGTACCACGTGATCCATGACGAAAGGATGGAGGTGGAACCCTTAAGTCCAGGTTTTCATGTCGTTACAAGCCTAATGGTTAGGGAGTGGATGGATAGAGAGAAAATTCCTCAGAGCTTGCTTAGATATGTGGATATGAGGAGAAGGAGAGCTGTAGAGCTCGTTTCAAGATTAGAGCCGACAAGCATAGATGACCTCATAGAGAAGCTTAAGCTGATAGCTTCAGACCATGGAAGTGAGGTTGGAAGAGGGTCCATATGCTATCATAGTGGTGGAAGGTGGCACATGTCGTCTTCAACGATAGTGGTCGTGTCAAATGAACTGAATAGATCTAGAATTCTATATTGTAGAGGTAACCCTTGCCGGGGGAGGTTCATGGATTATAGTCACATAATCCTTAACTAA
- a CDS encoding inositol-3-phosphate synthase, with translation MGNVRVALIGVGNCASALVQGVYYYRSVDDDAEVPGLLHTKLGGYHVGDIEFVAAFDVSVEKIGKDLSEAIFAYPNITGRFADVPKLGVEVKPGPVLDGVAPHMVDCFKPHSMDVSLDYVVDEIKGSGAEVVVNLLPVGSEEATRFYAEATVEAGAAFVNGIPVFIASDPSGYWPNRYREARLPLLGDDIKGQLGATILHTALVSLFRDRGVKILETYQLNIGGNTDFLNMTVEDRLKSKRISKTRAVTSIVPEGFDLESSGCVRIGPSDYVPFLGNTKVCYIYIRGLSFANFGVELDVKLKVDDKSMFAGAMIDVIRLAKVAMDRGLNGPIPEICAYYFKHPPKHAPSPQVALQWLKSFLGEELEVMEGSTAISYLAP, from the coding sequence GTGGGTAATGTTAGGGTTGCTCTAATAGGTGTGGGTAATTGTGCTTCAGCTCTTGTGCAGGGAGTGTACTACTACAGGAGTGTCGATGATGATGCTGAGGTGCCCGGGCTTCTTCATACTAAGCTTGGAGGCTATCATGTTGGTGATATAGAGTTTGTAGCTGCTTTTGACGTGTCTGTGGAGAAAATTGGTAAGGATTTAAGTGAAGCTATTTTTGCTTATCCAAATATCACTGGTAGGTTTGCTGACGTGCCTAAGCTTGGTGTTGAGGTTAAGCCTGGACCTGTCCTTGATGGTGTTGCTCCTCACATGGTTGACTGCTTTAAGCCTCACAGCATGGATGTTAGCTTGGACTATGTTGTTGACGAGATTAAGGGCTCCGGCGCTGAAGTAGTTGTTAACTTACTTCCAGTTGGAAGTGAGGAGGCAACTAGATTCTATGCTGAAGCTACTGTTGAGGCTGGAGCTGCGTTTGTGAATGGTATACCCGTCTTCATAGCTAGTGACCCCAGTGGTTATTGGCCTAATAGGTATCGTGAGGCTAGACTGCCATTACTTGGAGATGACATTAAGGGTCAGCTTGGGGCGACGATACTTCACACAGCATTAGTCTCACTATTCAGAGATAGGGGGGTTAAGATACTTGAGACTTATCAATTGAATATCGGTGGTAACACTGACTTCCTGAACATGACTGTTGAGGATAGGCTCAAGAGTAAGAGAATAAGTAAGACGAGAGCTGTAACAAGTATAGTTCCAGAAGGCTTTGACTTAGAGAGTAGTGGTTGCGTTAGGATTGGACCCAGCGACTATGTGCCTTTTCTAGGGAATACTAAGGTATGCTACATATACATTAGAGGGTTGAGCTTCGCCAACTTCGGCGTGGAGCTTGACGTCAAGCTTAAGGTCGATGATAAGTCTATGTTTGCTGGAGCTATGATAGACGTGATTAGGTTAGCGAAAGTGGCCATGGATAGGGGGCTTAACGGCCCCATACCCGAAATATGCGCATACTACTTTAAGCATCCACCTAAACATGCTCCAAGCCCCCAAGTAGCGCTTCAATGGTTAAAGTCGTTTCTTGGAGAAGAATTAGAGGTGATGGAGGGATCGACGGCGATAAGCTACTTAGCTCCATAA
- a CDS encoding ABC transporter permease, whose translation MRRGVSRQVTAMFVIAWINGVLAVRRVPLWIVSYLLMPLTLLFFLTIYGGAATMMYALIGGVIMVIAGNGIAILGDAAFYRIYLKYQDLLVATPIRPVSYIIGLSLSVLVFTIPGLILFIVLMGVIGMLTLWFSIALTLCSILLWTSTSFMGFAASTLFRRLRHVWPLATILSILLSVVPPVYYPVTLLPSEVHWVGALAPTGAAAIILHYVGGLAHPETSAVTASVISLIGYNVVFILLSLSKMRWREK comes from the coding sequence TTGAGGAGGGGGGTTAGTAGGCAGGTAACTGCAATGTTCGTAATAGCTTGGATTAACGGTGTTTTAGCTGTAAGGAGGGTTCCCTTGTGGATAGTGTCCTACCTGCTAATGCCATTGACTCTCCTCTTCTTCCTAACGATCTATGGCGGGGCTGCTACAATGATGTACGCCCTGATAGGCGGTGTCATAATGGTAATAGCGGGCAATGGCATAGCAATCCTTGGAGATGCTGCCTTCTACAGGATTTACCTTAAGTATCAGGACCTGCTTGTTGCAACACCAATAAGACCTGTGAGCTACATAATTGGACTCTCGCTTTCAGTATTAGTATTTACTATTCCTGGTTTGATACTGTTCATAGTGTTGATGGGGGTTATTGGGATGCTTACGCTCTGGTTCTCAATAGCTTTAACCTTGTGTTCAATTCTTTTATGGACCTCCACTTCCTTCATGGGCTTCGCCGCATCAACCCTATTTAGACGGTTGAGACACGTGTGGCCACTAGCAACGATACTATCGATATTGTTAAGCGTAGTTCCACCAGTTTACTATCCAGTGACGCTGCTTCCCAGCGAGGTACACTGGGTTGGAGCTCTGGCTCCAACGGGGGCTGCAGCAATAATACTACACTATGTGGGCGGGTTGGCTCATCCAGAGACCTCAGCCGTTACAGCATCAGTAATTTCCTTAATAGGTTACAACGTAGTCTTCATACTTTTATCACTATCAAAAATGAGGTGGAGGGAGAAGTAG
- a CDS encoding PadR family transcriptional regulator produces MTESKALRRLRDKLTKENLWLYIIRELAEKPMYAYQVKVTLKEKYNIDAATVTVYTVLYRMEREGLITKVKVNEDKLYKPTDEGLKQFEMGLTLISEVMEKLRR; encoded by the coding sequence ATGACAGAATCGAAAGCCCTACGAAGATTAAGAGACAAACTAACAAAAGAGAACCTCTGGCTCTACATAATAAGGGAGCTAGCAGAGAAGCCCATGTACGCATACCAAGTCAAGGTTACCTTGAAGGAGAAGTACAACATCGATGCAGCCACCGTAACCGTATATACAGTCCTATACAGGATGGAGAGGGAGGGGCTAATAACTAAGGTTAAGGTTAATGAGGACAAGCTATACAAGCCAACGGATGAAGGGTTAAAGCAATTTGAGATGGGTCTCACGCTCATAAGTGAAGTCATGGAGAAGCTACGTAGATAA